One window of Aerococcus tenax genomic DNA carries:
- a CDS encoding LuxE/PaaK family acyltransferase: MKKIIKHFIEHPEEKENFNDMALLLFEYLYKHNQDYQQFCQRRAVGIRQVRHWKDIPAVSTDAFKNAFLSATPHEQCSRIFMTSGTTTGISGKHYHKDLGIYDLSALLGFKQYVTDQCLPTAILFPNEEEMPNSSLAHYLEILKANGQPDSMHFITEKGLEVAALKEWLIAHQKQPVIILGASYSFVHLFEALSQGEVLPIHPDSLLFDTGGFKNFSKVYQLDTFYQKLLSVFPVRTNPVNMYGMTELSTEYYTQFAFDKVLLKRGPHWIKYKIIDPATGLEVEQGKPGLLVHIDLANINSVPAIQTGDLAIDHGEGFELLGRVKNGEPKGCSIAAKDWLEGHHD; this comes from the coding sequence ATGAAAAAGATTATTAAACATTTTATAGAGCATCCCGAAGAAAAAGAAAATTTTAATGATATGGCTCTACTTTTATTTGAATATTTATATAAACATAATCAAGATTATCAGCAATTCTGTCAAAGAAGAGCTGTAGGGATAAGACAAGTGCGTCATTGGAAGGACATCCCGGCAGTGTCAACCGACGCCTTTAAAAATGCATTTCTGAGTGCAACACCACATGAACAATGTTCGCGTATATTTATGACAAGCGGGACGACGACAGGAATCAGTGGAAAACACTATCATAAAGATCTAGGAATTTATGATTTGTCTGCCTTGTTAGGTTTCAAGCAGTATGTCACTGATCAATGTTTACCTACGGCAATTCTTTTTCCTAATGAAGAAGAGATGCCTAATTCTTCACTGGCTCACTATTTAGAAATATTGAAGGCTAATGGTCAGCCGGATTCCATGCATTTTATCACTGAGAAAGGCCTAGAAGTCGCTGCTTTAAAAGAATGGCTAATAGCGCATCAAAAGCAACCAGTAATTATTTTAGGAGCTAGCTATAGTTTCGTACACTTGTTTGAAGCTTTAAGCCAAGGAGAAGTGCTTCCGATCCATCCGGATAGTCTATTATTTGATACGGGTGGGTTCAAAAATTTTTCTAAGGTTTATCAGCTAGATACTTTTTATCAAAAGCTGCTTTCGGTTTTTCCGGTAAGAACAAATCCAGTGAATATGTATGGTATGACAGAATTATCCACAGAATATTATACCCAGTTTGCTTTTGATAAAGTGCTATTAAAACGAGGGCCACATTGGATAAAATACAAAATTATTGACCCCGCGACGGGTCTAGAGGTTGAGCAAGGGAAACCAGGTTTACTCGTTCATATTGATTTAGCAAATATTAATTCTGTCCCTGCTATTCAAACAGGGGACTTAGCCATTGACCATGGAGAAGGGTTTGAATTATTGGGACGAGTAAAAAATGGAGAGCCTAAGGGCTGCTCGATAGCAGCTAAAGATTGGTTAGAGGGTCACCATGATTGA
- a CDS encoding acyl-CoA reductase, whose translation MIDINCGYLPPIVNDLAIENRELIFDSIRIQVPAPNVEQLKIMIERMKNDTSEISLTETVVAIDKAILCLLDRQNSLRKKYEKILPIVTGYDSEILRLALTKFLLNFRQHELRRWLAENFENPNILEEFVPRIHGGYSRAFAPQLCAHIWAGNVPALPLWSLVANLLVKGKLIGKVSSSEPSFIGLFCQLLIRIEPKLANKLAILSWQGGDKEREQTLIDSSDCVLAYGNNQTMAAIQAKLSPTSHFIAFGNKLSFGLIHHQVLNAEKVNHIVHEAAKAVVYYDQQGCYSPQIYFVEGGGQVSPREFALMLAGELRAYENRYPLRKLSLEEAYLRSQWREKIEWQGGCEIFPAHPEKWLVTYSQALTFSPSPLSRVIQVIAVDQWEDIDNLLVNKLSILQSVGVAAPTESLFKMANHWGKLGVTRVTSLSAMMQVHSAWNSDGYSLLRELVRIVDIDSASLRDSERWNSYRD comes from the coding sequence ATGATTGACATAAACTGTGGCTATTTGCCGCCTATAGTAAATGACCTTGCTATTGAAAACCGTGAACTGATATTTGATTCAATACGGATCCAAGTCCCAGCTCCTAATGTTGAACAGTTAAAAATAATGATAGAACGCATGAAAAATGATACTTCTGAAATTAGTTTAACAGAAACCGTAGTAGCTATCGATAAGGCGATCCTTTGTTTATTAGATCGCCAGAATTCTCTTAGAAAGAAATATGAAAAAATACTTCCTATTGTTACCGGCTATGATTCAGAAATTCTACGCTTAGCTTTAACTAAATTTTTATTGAATTTTAGGCAACATGAGTTAAGGCGCTGGCTAGCTGAAAATTTTGAAAATCCTAATATTTTAGAAGAATTTGTGCCCAGAATACATGGAGGATATAGTCGCGCTTTTGCCCCTCAATTGTGTGCGCATATATGGGCAGGAAATGTGCCTGCCTTACCCTTATGGAGTTTGGTCGCTAATTTATTAGTGAAAGGGAAGCTAATTGGAAAAGTATCTTCTAGTGAACCGAGTTTTATTGGCTTATTTTGTCAATTACTGATTCGAATTGAGCCTAAATTGGCTAATAAATTAGCAATCCTTTCCTGGCAGGGAGGAGATAAGGAGCGTGAGCAAACCTTAATTGATTCTTCTGATTGTGTCCTTGCTTATGGAAATAATCAAACTATGGCAGCTATTCAAGCCAAGCTGTCACCAACAAGTCATTTCATTGCTTTTGGCAATAAATTGAGTTTTGGACTTATTCATCATCAAGTATTAAATGCTGAAAAAGTAAATCATATCGTCCATGAAGCAGCTAAAGCAGTCGTTTATTATGATCAACAAGGATGCTATTCCCCTCAGATTTATTTTGTGGAAGGAGGAGGTCAAGTTTCTCCCAGGGAGTTTGCCCTCATGTTAGCAGGAGAATTAAGAGCTTATGAAAATCGTTATCCACTCAGAAAGTTATCGCTCGAAGAAGCTTACTTACGATCTCAGTGGCGCGAAAAAATCGAATGGCAGGGAGGGTGTGAGATCTTCCCAGCTCATCCTGAGAAGTGGTTAGTGACTTATAGCCAAGCATTGACTTTCAGTCCTTCGCCTTTGTCTCGCGTGATACAAGTGATTGCTGTAGATCAATGGGAGGATATTGATAATTTACTAGTGAATAAATTATCCATTTTACAGAGCGTAGGGGTAGCAGCTCCTACAGAAAGTTTATTTAAAATGGCTAACCATTGGGGAAAATTAGGGGTTACTCGCGTAACGAGTCTATCTGCGATGATGCAAGTCCATTCAGCTTGGAATTCTGATGGTTATTCCCTACTAAGAGAATTAGTTCGAATAGTAGATATTGACTCTGCTTCTCTTAGAGATTCTGAACGCTGGAATTCCTATAGAGATTAG
- a CDS encoding SDR family oxidoreductase, with amino-acid sequence MLAGKVVLISGSSRGIGAGIAKAFAKAGANVVINYRKSEDHAKAVAEYCTSQGVQAILAKGDVTRQEGVHQVVKKALDNFGRLDVLVNNVFSPFQFDAEKRKKVWQLSWEDYERQLKGGLKSTYLLTQAVLDTMMENNSGSIINMVSNLVADPVVPYADYITTKAGIVGYTKSMAKDLGVFNIRVNGVAPGLVYPTDSTKTTKEILKEKIIESTPLARMVQVDDVVGPVLFLASDWSRMMTGQILYVDGGLVMHG; translated from the coding sequence TTGCTGGCTGGAAAAGTTGTTTTAATTAGTGGATCAAGTCGAGGGATTGGGGCCGGAATTGCAAAAGCTTTTGCAAAAGCAGGCGCTAATGTCGTCATTAATTATCGCAAAAGTGAAGATCATGCAAAAGCGGTGGCAGAATATTGTACCTCTCAAGGTGTTCAAGCTATTCTCGCTAAGGGAGATGTTACAAGGCAAGAAGGAGTCCATCAGGTTGTTAAAAAAGCATTAGATAATTTCGGTCGTCTTGACGTTTTAGTAAATAATGTCTTTTCTCCTTTTCAATTCGATGCCGAGAAAAGGAAGAAAGTTTGGCAGCTTTCTTGGGAAGACTATGAAAGGCAGCTTAAAGGGGGCTTAAAATCAACTTATCTACTCACCCAAGCGGTTTTAGATACTATGATGGAAAATAATTCAGGCAGTATCATCAATATGGTATCTAATTTGGTTGCTGATCCTGTTGTCCCCTATGCGGATTACATCACTACTAAGGCCGGCATTGTTGGCTATACGAAAAGCATGGCTAAGGACTTAGGTGTCTTTAATATTAGGGTGAATGGTGTAGCACCAGGTTTGGTCTATCCAACAGATTCAACTAAAACAACGAAAGAAATATTGAAAGAAAAGATTATTGAATCAACTCCTTTAGCTCGAATGGTTCAAGTCGATGATGTAGTTGGTCCAGTATTATTTTTAGCTTCAGATTGGAGTAGGATGATGACCGGGCAAATATTATACGTTGATGGTGGCTTAGTAATGCACGGTTAA
- a CDS encoding rhomboid family intramembrane serine protease, which produces MQRKAYITYALLAIQIIIYLLMEVTGSSLSISTLLHFGAKENALIAIYGQYWRLITPIFVHIGFSHLLFNSITLWYLGSEVEGIIGSWRFLFIYLYSGIMGNLFSYQFSTSVSAGASTALFGLFAFFLAMRYLNPHDRYFQAMGYQYQTLIILNIVMNLFMANVDMSGHIGGIVGGFLATLIITNNPKHRLSSILLSILVYSVIAGIIIANHGAFNTLFIH; this is translated from the coding sequence ATGCAAAGAAAAGCTTATATCACCTATGCTTTATTAGCTATTCAAATTATTATTTATCTCTTGATGGAAGTCACGGGATCGAGTCTCAGTATCTCAACCCTCCTGCATTTTGGCGCTAAGGAGAATGCCTTAATAGCTATCTATGGGCAATACTGGCGCTTAATTACGCCAATTTTTGTTCATATCGGTTTTTCTCATCTCTTATTTAATTCCATTACTCTCTGGTATCTAGGGAGTGAAGTGGAAGGGATTATTGGTTCCTGGCGCTTTTTATTTATCTATCTTTATTCGGGAATTATGGGGAACTTATTTAGTTACCAATTCTCAACGAGCGTTTCAGCAGGAGCTAGTACGGCGCTATTTGGCTTGTTTGCTTTCTTCTTAGCCATGCGCTATCTCAACCCCCATGACCGCTATTTTCAGGCCATGGGCTACCAATACCAGACCCTAATTATCTTGAATATTGTTATGAATTTGTTCATGGCCAATGTGGATATGTCAGGACATATTGGGGGCATTGTCGGTGGTTTCTTAGCCACCCTCATTATCACCAATAATCCTAAACACCGTCTAAGCAGTATCCTCTTATCAATTCTTGTTTATTCAGTGATTGCTGGTATAATTATTGCGAATCATGGGGCTTTTAATACCCTATTTATACATTAG
- a CDS encoding ROK family glucokinase translates to MAFIVGIDLGGTTAKLALFTPELEKIDQWQIPTDTSDHGANIISNLAKTIQDHVEAAHLDLKDCMGIGMGSPGAINRERGTVTGAYNLGWENEIAVVDQFQNRLGQLPVYIENDANVAALGELAKGAGSKSQNMILVTLGTGVGGGIICQGALLLGQGSAGEIGHMTSEVDGYLCTCGSRGCVETLASATGILRLSKDYARDSRFDSSLAKQLRGGQEVDVKSIVDAAKVGDLLAEKVMERSLKALALCLSQLTCIFNPEQIVLGGGVANAGQYLIDKMTPILKEYTYRPNLRQVKISLAQLGNDAGVIGAANLVRQKSKE, encoded by the coding sequence ATGGCATTTATAGTTGGTATTGATTTAGGAGGAACAACCGCCAAGCTGGCTTTGTTTACTCCGGAGCTTGAAAAAATCGATCAGTGGCAAATTCCCACGGATACTTCTGACCATGGGGCAAATATTATTTCTAATCTGGCCAAAACCATCCAAGACCATGTTGAGGCGGCCCATTTAGACCTAAAGGACTGTATGGGGATCGGTATGGGGTCTCCTGGCGCTATAAATCGCGAGCGTGGAACGGTTACTGGGGCCTATAATCTTGGTTGGGAAAATGAGATTGCTGTCGTCGACCAGTTTCAAAACCGCTTAGGCCAGCTTCCCGTTTATATTGAAAATGATGCCAACGTGGCTGCTCTGGGTGAACTCGCTAAAGGAGCAGGAAGTAAGAGTCAAAATATGATCTTGGTTACCCTGGGAACGGGTGTGGGCGGTGGCATTATCTGCCAGGGTGCGCTCCTGCTAGGTCAAGGTTCTGCAGGAGAAATTGGCCATATGACTAGCGAAGTCGATGGCTACTTATGCACTTGCGGATCCAGAGGCTGTGTGGAAACCCTGGCTTCAGCGACAGGTATTCTTCGCCTCAGCAAGGACTATGCCAGGGACTCGCGCTTTGATTCTTCCTTAGCCAAGCAGCTTCGTGGAGGCCAAGAGGTGGACGTCAAAAGCATTGTTGATGCGGCTAAGGTGGGCGATTTATTAGCTGAGAAGGTGATGGAACGGTCTCTGAAAGCCTTGGCGCTTTGTTTGAGCCAGTTAACCTGCATCTTTAACCCCGAACAGATTGTTTTGGGTGGGGGAGTAGCTAATGCCGGCCAGTATCTGATCGACAAAATGACACCTATTCTTAAAGAATATACTTACCGCCCTAATCTCCGGCAAGTCAAAATTTCTTTAGCCCAATTGGGTAATGATGCGGGAGTGATTGGTGCGGCCAATTTAGTTAGACAGAAAAGTAAGGAGTAA
- a CDS encoding rhodanese-like domain-containing protein: MLLAQTIGGFTLIYLLLVVALLAFLIYQGYFWIKRKQSASMIDQADFQATMHQAQIIDVREAQEFRSSHILGARNIPYSEVRQLKKTPGLNRSQKIYLYDNGVNIATRMASVLKQEGYEDIFILKGGFNEWEGKTKGTAD; this comes from the coding sequence ATGTTATTAGCACAAACAATTGGTGGTTTTACTTTAATTTATCTATTATTAGTCGTGGCTTTATTAGCTTTCTTGATTTATCAAGGGTATTTTTGGATCAAAAGAAAGCAATCAGCAAGTATGATTGACCAAGCAGATTTTCAAGCTACCATGCATCAAGCCCAAATTATTGATGTTCGGGAAGCCCAAGAATTTCGTTCATCCCATATTCTTGGCGCCCGTAATATCCCTTATAGTGAGGTCCGTCAATTGAAAAAAACCCCTGGTCTCAACCGGTCCCAAAAGATTTACCTCTATGACAATGGGGTAAATATTGCCACGCGGATGGCTTCAGTCCTAAAGCAGGAAGGCTATGAAGATATTTTTATCTTAAAGGGCGGCTTCAATGAATGGGAAGGTAAAACTAAAGGAACGGCTGACTAA
- a CDS encoding DNA-3-methyladenine glycosylase codes for MAELFFKNPDLSTPEIAQKLLGCRLRRKSSSGVTSGIIVETEAYLGESDQAAHVYGGKRTASLEAFYQEAGIFYIYNIHGHWCVNMITQSKDEPQGVLIRALEPVEGIDLMQSRRKQDQRRLLTNGPGKLSQALGVDKEVDYGTSILQDPLTIDFHEPRPVAEIARGPRIGISNKGEWTHKLLRFYVKGNPYVSSPKGRTQTDHGWLA; via the coding sequence ATGGCTGAACTTTTCTTTAAGAACCCTGATTTATCGACTCCGGAAATCGCCCAAAAATTATTAGGTTGCCGTTTAAGAAGAAAGTCCTCATCTGGAGTGACTAGTGGTATTATTGTTGAAACGGAAGCTTATTTGGGGGAAAGTGACCAAGCAGCCCATGTGTATGGTGGCAAGCGGACCGCCAGTTTAGAAGCCTTTTACCAGGAGGCGGGGATTTTTTATATCTATAATATTCACGGCCATTGGTGTGTGAATATGATTACCCAAAGTAAAGATGAACCCCAAGGGGTATTGATCCGGGCCTTGGAACCTGTGGAAGGTATTGACCTCATGCAGAGTCGGCGCAAACAAGACCAGCGCAGGCTCTTAACCAATGGCCCGGGCAAATTATCTCAAGCTTTAGGGGTCGATAAGGAAGTCGACTACGGAACGTCGATTTTACAAGACCCCTTGACCATTGATTTCCATGAGCCAAGACCAGTAGCAGAGATTGCTCGAGGTCCCCGTATTGGTATTTCCAATAAGGGCGAGTGGACTCATAAACTGTTACGCTTTTATGTGAAAGGCAATCCCTATGTTTCCTCGCCCAAGGGGAGGACTCAGACCGACCATGGTTGGTTAGCCTAG
- a CDS encoding valine--tRNA ligase has product MPKKYNPNEVERGRYDQWLDEKVFEPNGDASVEAYSVVIPPPNVTGKLHLGHAWDVTLQDMIVRQKRMQGYDTLWLPGMDHAGIATQAKVEEKLRKEENLSRYDLGREKFIDKTWEWKEEYAQTIRNQWAKMGISVDYNRERFTLDDGLSEAVRKVFVTLYEKGLIYRGEYIINWDPVFQTALSDIEVVYKDDKGAFYHLEYPLADGSGSLRLATTRPETLLGDTAVAVHPDDERYQDYIGKTVILPIVGREIPVISDDYVDRDFGTGVVKITPAHDPNDFAVGNRHNLERINVMNDDGTMNENAGKYQGMTRDECRQAIVEDLKADGSLVDIEEIVHSVGHSERSDAVVEPRLSTQWFVKMAPLAKQALDNQNTENRVDFYPPRFEQTFVSWMENVHDWVISRQLWWGHQIPAWYHKDSGEVYVGMEAPEDEENWVQDPDVLDTWFSSALWPFSTMGWPDEEASDFKRYFPTDTLVTGYDIIFFWVSRMIFQSLEFTGDRPFKNVLIHGLIRDSQGRKMSKSLGNGVDPMDVVDQYGADALRWFLATGSTPGQDIRYYPEKLEAAWNFINKIWNASRYALMNLDGMIYEDIDLSNVTSIVDQWILTRLNETIAKVTDRFDAFEFGEAGRALYHFIWNDFCDWYIEMSKEVLQGDDEAAKHTTRSVLSYVLEQMLALLHPIMPFVTEEIWQHIPHQGNSIVTAKYPEVEESQIHQEAARHMEALISFIRSIRTARNENNVAPSKPIAIHVKANSQEILTMLEENKEYINRFANPSELKMALDTEIPDQAMTLFFSDGEIYLPLAGFIDIDEEIQRLEAELAKWASEVERVDKKLANQGFVNNAPANLVEKERQKGQDYQQKYQATKERLADLKATN; this is encoded by the coding sequence ATGCCCAAAAAATATAATCCTAATGAGGTAGAAAGAGGCCGTTATGACCAATGGCTCGATGAAAAAGTCTTTGAACCCAATGGAGATGCTTCAGTCGAAGCCTATTCCGTGGTGATTCCTCCCCCCAATGTTACTGGTAAACTCCACCTCGGCCATGCCTGGGACGTGACTCTCCAAGACATGATCGTCCGCCAAAAACGCATGCAAGGCTATGATACCTTGTGGTTACCTGGGATGGACCATGCGGGAATTGCTACCCAAGCCAAAGTCGAAGAAAAGTTACGTAAAGAGGAGAATCTCTCCCGTTATGACTTAGGACGAGAAAAATTCATCGATAAAACCTGGGAATGGAAAGAGGAATATGCCCAAACCATTCGTAACCAATGGGCCAAAATGGGGATTTCTGTGGACTATAACCGGGAACGTTTTACCCTAGATGATGGCTTATCAGAAGCAGTACGTAAAGTTTTTGTGACCTTGTATGAAAAGGGCCTTATTTACCGGGGTGAGTACATTATTAATTGGGACCCGGTCTTCCAAACCGCCTTATCAGATATTGAAGTGGTCTACAAAGATGACAAGGGCGCTTTCTATCATTTGGAATACCCTCTGGCTGATGGGTCAGGCTCCTTGCGCCTAGCCACTACCCGTCCAGAAACCCTGTTAGGGGACACAGCCGTTGCGGTCCACCCTGATGATGAACGCTACCAAGACTACATCGGTAAGACCGTTATCCTACCAATTGTGGGTAGAGAAATTCCTGTGATTAGTGATGACTATGTCGACCGTGACTTTGGTACTGGTGTGGTTAAAATCACCCCAGCCCATGATCCTAATGACTTTGCAGTGGGCAACCGCCACAATTTAGAGCGGATTAACGTCATGAATGATGACGGTACAATGAACGAAAATGCCGGCAAGTACCAAGGCATGACCCGGGATGAATGCCGTCAAGCCATTGTTGAAGACTTAAAAGCTGATGGTAGCTTGGTGGACATTGAAGAGATTGTCCACAGTGTGGGTCATTCCGAACGCTCTGACGCTGTAGTGGAACCCCGGCTTTCGACCCAATGGTTTGTGAAGATGGCTCCCTTAGCTAAGCAAGCCCTAGACAATCAAAATACCGAAAACCGTGTCGACTTTTACCCACCACGTTTCGAACAAACCTTTGTTTCCTGGATGGAAAATGTTCATGACTGGGTTATTTCCCGCCAACTCTGGTGGGGACACCAAATTCCTGCTTGGTACCATAAGGATAGTGGGGAAGTCTATGTTGGGATGGAAGCGCCTGAGGATGAAGAAAATTGGGTGCAAGATCCTGATGTCTTAGATACCTGGTTCTCCAGTGCTCTCTGGCCATTCTCTACCATGGGTTGGCCAGATGAAGAGGCTAGTGACTTTAAGCGCTACTTCCCAACAGATACCTTGGTAACCGGTTATGATATTATTTTCTTCTGGGTCAGTCGGATGATCTTCCAATCATTAGAATTTACCGGAGACCGTCCTTTTAAAAATGTTCTCATCCACGGTTTGATTCGCGACTCTCAAGGGCGAAAAATGTCTAAGTCACTGGGCAACGGAGTGGACCCCATGGACGTTGTTGACCAATATGGGGCTGACGCTTTACGCTGGTTCTTAGCTACAGGGTCAACGCCAGGCCAAGATATCCGCTACTATCCAGAAAAATTGGAAGCTGCATGGAACTTTATCAATAAAATTTGGAATGCTTCCCGCTATGCCTTGATGAACTTGGATGGGATGATCTATGAGGACATTGATCTAAGTAACGTCACTTCCATTGTTGACCAGTGGATTTTGACCCGCTTAAATGAAACCATTGCCAAGGTGACTGACCGTTTTGATGCCTTTGAATTTGGTGAAGCTGGCCGGGCCCTCTATCACTTTATTTGGAATGACTTCTGTGACTGGTATATTGAAATGAGTAAAGAAGTCTTGCAAGGCGATGATGAAGCGGCTAAACATACGACCAGAAGCGTCCTCAGCTATGTTCTTGAACAAATGTTAGCCCTACTTCACCCCATTATGCCTTTTGTTACCGAAGAAATCTGGCAACATATTCCTCACCAAGGCAATTCTATTGTGACGGCTAAGTATCCTGAAGTCGAAGAAAGTCAAATCCACCAAGAAGCTGCTCGCCATATGGAGGCTTTGATTTCCTTTATTCGCTCTATCCGTACGGCACGGAATGAAAACAATGTCGCACCTTCCAAGCCAATTGCTATTCATGTCAAAGCTAATTCTCAAGAAATTTTGACCATGTTAGAGGAAAACAAAGAATACATTAATCGCTTTGCTAATCCAAGTGAATTAAAAATGGCCTTAGATACGGAAATTCCTGACCAAGCTATGACCTTATTCTTTAGTGATGGGGAAATTTACCTTCCTTTAGCAGGTTTCATTGACATCGATGAAGAAATTCAACGCTTAGAAGCGGAACTCGCTAAATGGGCCAGTGAAGTTGAACGGGTAGACAAGAAACTAGCCAACCAAGGCTTTGTTAATAATGCTCCCGCTAACCTGGTAGAGAAAGAGCGGCAAAAAGGCCAGGATTACCAACAAAAATACCAAGCCACTAAAGAACGCTTAGCTGATTTAAAAGCTACGAATTAG